A single genomic interval of Lucilia cuprina isolate Lc7/37 chromosome 2, ASM2204524v1, whole genome shotgun sequence harbors:
- the LOC111680482 gene encoding uncharacterized protein LOC111680482, translating into MKVIWIFVIVALVGLEYTAILGAPLTKWFKTDNNTYYIEEQINYTFQQSYDECQKKNMGLITLKTYKEDELLLKYLAQSFDPQPEFWLNAVENVDMQDINKLLDSFKLASLLNIKLDGVNEPQIIQSNNPNNCAVNVEGATKDCDILRGFICHENNTKSSGGGQNIQNIVLKFN; encoded by the exons ATGAAAGTAATATGGATATTTGTAATTGTGGCCCTAGTTGGTCTGGAATATACTGCCATTCTAGGAGCACCTCTAACAAAATGGTTTAAAACCGATAATAATACCTACTATATAGAAGAACAGATCAAT TACACTTTTCAACAATCCTATGATGAAtgccaaaagaaaaatatgggtttaataacattgaaaaCCTATAAAGAGGATGAATTACTATTGAAATATTTGGCTCAATCATTTG ATCCTCAACCAGAATTTTGGCTTAATGCTGTGGAAAATGTTGATATGCaggatattaataaattattggaTTCTTTTAAGTTGGCCAGtcttttaaatatcaaattagATGGTGTTAATgagccacaaattatacaatcTAATAATCCCAATAACTGTGCCGTTAACGTGGAAGGTGCTACAAAAGATTGTGATATTCTACGTGGTTTTATATGTCACGAAAACAATACCAAATCTAGTGGTGGTGGTcagaatatacaaaatattgtattgaaatttaattaa
- the LOC111680484 gene encoding lectin subunit alpha-like, whose translation MNYLRFCSIFLIVFSIFHVECKVYTTTNNITYYIEDKYAFTWYDAHLECSARDMALLTIDSKEKYDDIIKLLISGKFKDKPPHLWIGAIGINRKFAWILTGKPIIPSLWCNICPNNHPNNENCVQVWANEHGLNDLNCDVKIGFVCENRIELENCKGKKSNYIVNIMQHC comes from the exons atgaattatttaagattttgtaGTATTTTCTTAATAGTTTTCTCCATATTTCATGTTGAATGTAAAGTTTATACAACCACAAACAATATTACTTACTATATAGAGGATAAATATGCG tTTACCTGGTATGATGCTCATCTAGAATGCAGCGCCAGAGATATGGCTCTTTTGACCATAGatagtaaagaaaaatatgatgATATTATTAAACTATTGATCAGTGGAAAATT TAAAGATAAACCACCTCATCTCTGGATTGGTGCTATTGGTATTAATAGGAAATTTGCCTGGATTTTAACGGGTAAACCTATAATACCCTCATTATGGTGCAACATTTGCCCCAATAATCATCCCAACAATGAAAATTGTGTACAAGTCTGGGCCAATGAACATGGTTTGAATGATTTAAATTGTGATGTAAAAATTGGTTTTGTTTGTGAGAATCGTATTGAATTGGAAAATTGCAAGGGAAAGAAATCGAATTATATAGTTAATATTATGCAACATTGTTGA
- the LOC111680474 gene encoding uncharacterized protein LOC111680474 — MNTSLLLLTIVVVLSSTAKAGNFYTSPSNKIYYVEPGYSYKWFDAHIECYNRNMTLFTIENEDSFYDLYNVLISGKFNRKPPHLWIGAIGAQRKFTWILNGKPVIWKYSSFDNARNSENCLQMFENTKDLNDRNCVDLLGFVCEENRYQNNKCDQTKMAEKHIVLNIHQHKN, encoded by the exons ATGAATACATCATTATTACTATTAACCATTGTAGTTGTTTTAAGCTCTACAGCTAAAGCAGGAAATTTTTATACTTCTCcaagtaataaaatatattatgtggAACCAGGGTATAGT tacAAATGGTTTGATGCCCATATCGAGTGTTATAATCGTAATATGACCTTATTTACCATAGAAAATGAAGATTCATTCTATGATCtttataatgttttaataaGTGGAAAATT CAATCGCAAGCCACCACATCTTTGGATAGGTGCTATTGGGGCTCAACGTAAATTTACTTGGATATTAAATGGCAAACCTGTCATCTGGAAATATAGCAGTTTTGATAATGCTAGAAATTccgaaaattgtttacaaatgttTGAAAACACTAAAGATCTTAATGATCGTAATTGTGTGGATCTTTTGGGTTTTGTGTGTGAAGAGAATCGATATCAAAACAATAAGTGTGATCAAACGAAAATGGCGGAAAAACATATTGTGTTAAATATACATCAACATAAGAATTAG
- the LOC111680473 gene encoding lectin subunit alpha-like produces the protein MIKFIFIYLLAMKHFISILLIATLSGSVPMEKWHRSSDESLYYIETEPKYNWFEAWNECARKNMSLMAIDTFYKHTQIDTLLRRLFPTSPSFWLSGHDNAVDKRYEWATSGEVFSFTNWGPGQPDRLNNNEHCILIWQNTWQWYDLPCSHKLGFLCEENIFLKEMNKELSTLKESCLSNGCKCNNVVLNINKN, from the exons atgataaaatttatattcatttatttgttggcTATGAAACATTtcataagtattttattaattgcTACACTAAGCGGCAGTGTGCCCATGGAGAAATGGCATAGAAGCAGTGATGAAAGTTTATACTACATCGAAACGGAACCAAAG taCAATTGGTTTGAAGCTTGGAATGAATGTGCCCGTAAAAATATGTCCTTAATGGCCATAGATACTTtctacaaacacacacaaatcGATACTTTACTCCGAAGACTATTTC CAACTTCACCCTCATTTTGGTTATCCGGCCATGATAATGCTGTTGACAAACGTTACGAATGGGCTACTAGCGGTGAAGTTTTCAGTTTCACTAATTGGGGTCCTGGACAACCGGATCGTTTAAATAATAACGAACATTGTATATTAATTTGGCAAAATACATGGCAGTGGTATGATTTACCTTGTTCTCACAAACTGGGGTTTTTAtgtgaagaaaatatttttctaaaggaaatgAATAAGGAATTGTCAACATTGAAAGAAAGTTGTTTGAGTAATGGCTGTAAATGTaataatgttgttttaaatatcaataaaaattaa
- the LOC124418478 gene encoding lectin subunit alpha-like has protein sequence MKRLILNLALICFLIETLSAKLVGEKLYKTENNKLYYIDENYKYSWYEAFLQCSLKKMSLATLETLEEHDAISKILKDDNFSHHGPHLWIGAVGGNRLFSWVSNSQPVFTTKWIPGNPDNYLQEENCLHFWENTTELNDRKCDYKYGFICEETVSREEVAINHEKYKSVALSIVINNEK, from the exons ATGAAAAGACTCATCTTAAATCTGGCATTAATTTGCTTCCTAATAGAAACTCTTTCAGCAAAATTAGTGGgtgaaaaattatacaaaacggaaaataataaattgtattatataGATGAAAATTACaag tatTCCTGGTATGAAGCTTTTCTGCAATGTTCTCTCAAGAAAATGTCTTTAGCGACACTAGAAACTCTGGAGGAGCACGATgctatatcgaaaattttaaaagatgacaattt TAGCCACCATGGTCCACATTTGTGGATTGGTGCAGTGGGTGGCAATCGTCTTTTTTCTTGGGTCTCAAATAGCCAGCCAGTTTTCACTACCAAATGGATTCCCGGTAATCCAGATAATTATCTTCAAGAAGagaattgtttacatttttgggAAAATACTACAGAATTAAATGATCGGAAATGTGATTATAAATATGGTTTTATATGTGAGGAAACCGTAAGCAGAGAGGAGGTGGCAATTAatcatgaaaaatataaaagtgttgCATTAAGTATTGTTATCAATAAtgagaagtaa
- the LOC111680466 gene encoding out at first protein — protein sequence IPPTNALSFQEVRILKALVLGEEERGQNLYQVMCFVTKFQKGDFISSDAMAKLRQKNPSTIRTPEEDKGKETFTMTSWVHLNRSQPITRHLMSVCGEAVDATYVRDVDLKAWSELPGSSISSLEAATEKFPDTLSSRCNEVSSLWAPCICTLETCIGWYPCGLKYCKGKTAGDSSAAAAAQTNYRCGIKTCRKCSQFSYYVRQKQQCLWDE from the exons attccTCCCACAAATGCTTTGTCCTTTCAGGAAGTACGCATACTTAAGGCATTGGTTTTGGGCGAAGAAGAGCGTGGTCAAAATCTCTATCAGGTCATGTGTTTTGTAACGAAATTCCAAAAAGGTGATTTTATATCATCCGATGCTATGGCCAAACTACGACAAAAGAATCCCAGTACAATACGAACGCCCGAAGAGGATAAAGGCAAGGAAACATTTACAATGACCTCATGGGTGCATCTCAATCGTTCACAGCCAATAACAAGACATTTGATGAGTGTGTGTGGTGAGGCGGTAGATGCAACATATGTAAGAGATGTCGATTTAAAGGCATGGTCAGAGTTGCCAG GCTCCTCTATTTCAAGTCTCGAAGCAGCCACCGAAAAATTTCCCGATACCTTATCGTCACGTTGCAACGAAGTCAGCAGCCTATGGGCACCCTGCATTTGTACCTTGGAAACATGTATCGGTTGGTATCCCTGTGGCCTCAAATACTGCAAAGGTAAGACGGCCGGTGATTCATCGGCTGCTGCTGCAGCACAAACAAACTATCGTTGTGGCATTAAGACTTGTCGTAAATGTTCACAATTCTCATATTATGTACGACAAAAACAGCAATGTTTATGGGATGAATGA